In a single window of the Terrirubrum flagellatum genome:
- a CDS encoding ABC transporter substrate-binding protein has product MRIMTIAAALLASAALTGSAFAQAKPPIKLADVAELSGQAATAANNWKNGIDMAVAEINAAGGVLGGHMIEVSHADSQSNPGLARALVQKALDSEPYALLGPTSSGSVKVTAALAQQAGVTQVMAGEASELTRMGDPHLFRTSFGQQSSMPKLALWVAKELQAKSVAVVWVNNDFGKGGRDEFKKAAEKLDVKVVADLSTEAGQVDFAADVLKVKNAKPDAVFVYTNEDESARFLREAQKQNLGVPMIGETTLLGQKVIDLAAGAAEGVKGHVGLTADADVDLIKDFKKKFTAKYNYAPDHNCIKGYIAIYAIKVATEKMGKLDPKNLSKAMHGLSINVKDVPQMLLNVSWDENGDIDRDSFLAEVKGGKQQIIKVLPKLNP; this is encoded by the coding sequence ATGAGAATCATGACGATTGCAGCCGCCTTGCTTGCAAGCGCGGCGTTGACGGGGAGCGCGTTCGCGCAGGCGAAACCGCCGATCAAGCTCGCCGATGTAGCTGAGCTGTCAGGCCAGGCGGCGACCGCCGCCAACAACTGGAAGAACGGCATCGACATGGCCGTCGCCGAAATCAACGCCGCTGGCGGCGTGCTCGGCGGTCACATGATCGAGGTGTCGCATGCGGACAGCCAGTCGAACCCGGGCCTCGCGCGCGCGCTCGTGCAGAAGGCGCTCGACAGCGAGCCTTACGCGCTTCTCGGACCGACCTCGTCTGGCTCGGTGAAGGTGACGGCTGCGCTCGCGCAGCAGGCTGGCGTCACGCAGGTGATGGCGGGCGAAGCGTCGGAGCTGACGCGGATGGGCGATCCCCATCTCTTCCGCACCTCCTTCGGCCAGCAGTCCAGCATGCCGAAGCTCGCGCTCTGGGTCGCGAAAGAATTGCAGGCGAAATCCGTCGCCGTGGTCTGGGTCAACAACGACTTCGGCAAAGGGGGCCGCGACGAGTTCAAGAAGGCCGCTGAAAAACTCGATGTGAAGGTGGTCGCCGACCTCTCGACCGAGGCCGGTCAGGTCGACTTCGCCGCTGACGTTCTGAAGGTGAAGAACGCCAAGCCGGACGCGGTGTTCGTCTATACCAACGAAGATGAGAGCGCGCGTTTCCTGCGCGAGGCGCAGAAACAGAATCTCGGCGTCCCGATGATTGGCGAGACGACGTTGCTCGGCCAGAAGGTGATTGATCTTGCAGCCGGCGCGGCCGAAGGCGTGAAAGGCCATGTCGGCCTTACCGCCGACGCCGATGTCGACCTGATCAAGGACTTCAAGAAGAAGTTCACGGCGAAATACAACTACGCGCCTGATCACAACTGCATCAAGGGCTATATCGCGATCTATGCGATCAAGGTCGCGACCGAGAAGATGGGCAAGCTCGATCCGAAGAATCTGTCGAAGGCGATGCACGGCCTTTCGATCAATGTGAAAGACGTGCCCCAGATGCTGCTCAATGTGAGCTGGGACGAGAATGGCGACATCGATCGCGACAGCTTCCTCGCCGAGGTGAAGGGCGGCAAGCAGCAGATCATCAAGGTTCTGCCGAAGCTCAATCCCTGA
- a CDS encoding shikimate kinase — protein sequence MDEAAIARAIGERSIVLVGMMGCGKSSVGRKLAQRLGRPFIDTDSAVEEAAQRSIAEIFATYGEDAFRSGERRVVKRVLETPAQVVALGGGAWVDNETREATARAGAISIWIDVEPPKLMERLGRRTHRPLLAGVDLATRIEELLRVRRSVYALADIRIGGGQELAATVQSVLEALALWRPPAEQSAPAKEAEERSH from the coding sequence ATGGATGAGGCTGCGATCGCGCGCGCGATCGGCGAGCGTTCAATCGTCCTCGTCGGCATGATGGGCTGCGGCAAGAGCAGCGTCGGGCGCAAGCTGGCGCAGCGTCTTGGCCGCCCCTTTATCGACACTGACAGCGCGGTCGAAGAGGCGGCTCAGCGCAGCATCGCCGAGATTTTCGCGACCTATGGCGAGGACGCGTTTCGCAGCGGCGAGCGCCGCGTGGTCAAGCGCGTGCTGGAGACGCCGGCGCAGGTCGTCGCTCTGGGCGGCGGCGCCTGGGTCGATAACGAGACGCGCGAGGCGACGGCGCGCGCCGGCGCGATCTCGATCTGGATCGATGTCGAGCCGCCAAAGTTGATGGAGAGGCTAGGGCGCCGCACGCATAGGCCGCTGCTCGCGGGCGTGGATTTGGCGACACGGATCGAGGAATTGTTGCGCGTCCGCCGCTCTGTTTATGCGCTGGCGGATATCCGGATCGGCGGCGGGCAGGAGTTGGCGGCGACCGTGCAGTCCGTGCTCGAAGCGCTCGCGCTCTGGCGGCCGCCAGCCGAACAAAGCGCGCCAGCGAAAGAGGCGGAGGAGCGCTCGCATTGA